A section of the Candidatus Saccharimonadales bacterium genome encodes:
- a CDS encoding RluA family pseudouridine synthase: protein MKQTLKILPDAVGIRADIFVASQLTDYTRSFWSKQFHDGKVTHNGKPIKGSALLQEGTLIVEVPESTDHSIDIPIIYQDADVIVLNKPPGLLTHSKGVLNEEPTVADFVRPLTDEEQSNNRPGIVHRLDRDTSGVIIAAKNQTAKRWLQAQFSKRKVKKTYVALVEGILDKPKAIIRLPIERNPKKPQTFRVDSSGKPAETAYEVIKSFKDATLIRLMPQTGRTHQLRVHMAYLGHPIAGDRFYGSKLKVPRLFLHAQSLEVTLPNRKREVFEAPMPKDLKEALKDFDARR from the coding sequence ATGAAGCAGACTCTTAAGATACTTCCGGATGCCGTGGGGATACGAGCCGATATCTTTGTCGCCTCACAGCTAACAGACTACACTCGCTCATTCTGGAGCAAACAGTTCCATGACGGCAAGGTCACACACAATGGCAAGCCCATCAAGGGCTCGGCTCTCCTGCAAGAAGGTACATTGATAGTCGAGGTACCCGAAAGCACTGATCATTCTATCGATATACCGATCATCTATCAGGATGCAGATGTGATTGTTCTTAACAAACCACCAGGCCTTCTAACTCATAGTAAGGGCGTCTTAAATGAAGAGCCAACCGTCGCCGATTTTGTACGTCCACTCACCGATGAGGAGCAGTCGAACAATCGGCCCGGGATCGTTCATCGGCTTGATCGCGACACCTCAGGTGTGATCATCGCCGCTAAGAATCAGACAGCCAAACGATGGTTACAGGCTCAGTTTAGTAAGCGTAAAGTTAAAAAGACATACGTGGCACTCGTTGAAGGAATCCTTGATAAGCCCAAAGCCATCATTCGTTTACCAATAGAGCGAAATCCGAAGAAGCCACAGACGTTCAGGGTTGACTCTTCGGGCAAACCTGCCGAAACAGCCTATGAAGTCATCAAATCGTTTAAAGATGCCACGCTGATACGATTGATGCCTCAGACCGGCCGGACTCACCAGCTACGAGTTCACATGGCCTATCTTGGTCACCCAATTGCCGGTGATCGATTTTACGGGAGCAAACTGAAAGTGCCACGACTCTTTCTTCATGCCCAGTCTCTTGAGGTAACCCTACCCAACCGCAAGCGGGAGGTCTTTGAAGCACCGATGCCAAAAGATCTAAAAGAGGCACTAAAGGACTTCGATGCAAGACGATAA
- the trpS gene encoding tryptophan--tRNA ligase, which yields MAKETILTGIRSNSDLQIGNYFGAMLPMVDMANHHAGEYQINMFVPDLHSFTTPINHRELYKRTINNVRIFVAAGLDINNPNLYLYRQSHISAHSELTWILDCFTGFGEMSRMTQFKDKSAKLKEDRISVGLFNYPVLMAADILLYGAAYVPVGEDQTQHLEFARDIAERMNRQFSDVFPDGLFVVPQPVSKQHAFFAKDQDLRIRDLLSPATKMSKSDETGNGVIFLSDDPEAAAKKIMRAETDSLALIPDSLDYQKQPGISNLLQILALLEHTAVNETLRDWSGKTSYGELKSAVAEKVRAFLEEFQARLSDISDQEVEDKLHASEEAMRAVADKTLHRVQQAVGLRSIDEADS from the coding sequence ATGGCAAAAGAGACGATTTTAACCGGTATTCGGTCAAATAGCGACCTTCAAATTGGTAACTACTTTGGAGCAATGTTGCCTATGGTAGATATGGCCAACCATCATGCTGGAGAATACCAGATAAATATGTTCGTCCCTGATCTTCACAGTTTTACTACTCCCATCAACCACCGTGAGCTATATAAGCGCACCATCAACAACGTTAGAATCTTCGTGGCAGCAGGCCTGGACATTAATAACCCCAACCTCTATCTCTATCGCCAAAGCCATATCTCAGCTCACTCCGAGTTGACCTGGATACTCGACTGTTTTACTGGATTCGGCGAGATGAGCCGTATGACTCAATTCAAAGATAAATCCGCCAAGCTTAAGGAAGACAGAATCAGCGTCGGTCTTTTCAACTATCCTGTTCTCATGGCTGCAGATATTCTGCTATATGGAGCTGCTTACGTGCCGGTAGGCGAGGACCAGACTCAGCATCTTGAATTTGCCCGCGATATTGCCGAGCGGATGAATAGACAGTTTTCAGATGTCTTTCCTGACGGACTCTTCGTTGTCCCACAGCCCGTCTCTAAACAGCATGCTTTCTTCGCCAAAGACCAAGATCTTCGCATTCGCGATCTGCTCAGCCCTGCCACAAAGATGAGTAAGAGTGATGAGACTGGCAACGGGGTCATATTTCTCAGCGACGATCCCGAAGCCGCTGCCAAGAAGATCATGCGCGCCGAGACAGACTCTCTGGCACTAATACCCGATTCGCTTGACTATCAGAAACAGCCAGGCATAAGTAATCTGCTACAGATTTTAGCCTTACTCGAACACACAGCTGTCAACGAGACTCTCAGAGACTGGAGTGGCAAGACAAGTTACGGTGAACTGAAGTCAGCAGTTGCCGAAAAAGTAAGAGCTTTCCTGGAAGAGTTCCAAGCTCGGCTAAGCGATATCAGCGATCAGGAAGTTGAAGATAAGTTGCATGCTTCAGAGGAAGCGATGCGAGCAGTAGCCGACAAAACTCTTCACCGAGTTCAACAAGCCGTTGGCTTACGATCTATTGATGAAGCAGACTCTTAA
- a CDS encoding DUF3892 domain-containing protein: MVIRIVCINKDNGNHANPHEGITRFGWVYNGPNGPSTGYYSRTEMVAYLERNNQAYVSNHGKTVYCFVNVSREGNKFVQTRADSDWSDNLLALGEC; encoded by the coding sequence ATGGTAATTCGTATTGTTTGCATCAACAAGGACAACGGCAATCACGCAAATCCGCATGAGGGTATAACAAGGTTCGGGTGGGTCTATAACGGTCCGAACGGACCATCCACTGGCTATTATAGCCGTACTGAAATGGTAGCCTATCTCGAAAGGAACAATCAGGCCTATGTTAGCAATCACGGCAAGACGGTGTATTGCTTTGTCAACGTAAGCCGTGAGGGCAATAAGTTTGTCCAGACAAGAGCTGACAGCGACTGGTCAGACAACCTGCTCGCATTGGGTGAGTGTTAG
- the rpsI gene encoding 30S ribosomal protein S9: MAKNDYFYGLGRRKEATAQARLRTGKGAITVNDKPANAYFADNEKLIQELFEPLKLIGKESAYDISLHVKGGGVSGQVDASKLAISKALSAMNEELRSTLKKARLLKRDSREKERKKYGLKSARRREQFSKR; the protein is encoded by the coding sequence ATGGCTAAGAATGACTACTTTTACGGTTTAGGAAGGCGCAAAGAAGCTACCGCTCAAGCTCGCCTGCGTACAGGCAAAGGAGCCATCACGGTTAACGACAAGCCCGCTAACGCCTACTTTGCTGATAACGAGAAGCTTATCCAAGAGCTTTTCGAGCCACTCAAACTGATCGGTAAGGAGAGTGCGTACGATATCAGCCTCCACGTTAAAGGTGGTGGTGTTTCGGGCCAGGTTGATGCTAGCAAGTTAGCCATCTCCAAGGCGCTCTCAGCAATGAACGAAGAACTTCGCTCAACACTTAAGAAAGCTCGCCTGCTCAAGCGTGACTCACGCGAGAAAGAACGCAAAAAATATGGGCTCAAGAGCGCTCGTCGCCGCGAACAGTTCTCCAAGCGTTAA
- the rplM gene encoding 50S ribosomal protein L13, with protein sequence MQRTYSQKAADVDRKWYVIDASEDTLGRIASLAADYLNGKGKPTYTPHIDGGDYVIVVNASKLKVTGNKLANKMYYSYSGYPGGLSERTLQEVMDKNPAEAITHAVAGMLPKNKLRPGRLARLRVYAGEEHDHQAQQPVTIGAKNG encoded by the coding sequence GTGCAGCGAACCTACAGTCAGAAAGCAGCTGATGTCGATCGAAAGTGGTACGTGATTGATGCCTCGGAAGATACTCTCGGTCGTATTGCCAGCCTAGCTGCTGACTATTTAAACGGTAAGGGCAAGCCAACCTACACCCCTCATATAGATGGTGGTGACTACGTCATCGTCGTGAATGCCTCGAAGTTGAAAGTCACCGGTAATAAGCTCGCCAATAAGATGTACTATAGCTACAGCGGTTATCCGGGTGGCCTCTCAGAGCGAACACTCCAAGAGGTTATGGACAAGAACCCGGCTGAAGCTATCACTCACGCTGTGGCGGGTATGTTACCGAAGAACAAGCTGCGCCCAGGACGTCTTGCCAGGCTCAGAGTCTACGCGGGCGAAGAGCATGACCACCAGGCCCAACAGCCCGTAACGATTGGAGCAAAGAATGGCTAA
- the rplQ gene encoding 50S ribosomal protein L17, which yields MPAHGSQGRHLHRDRDQRRALLKGLATALIEHGSIETTLPKAKELRPYVEKLVTKAKVGDLHNRRQIISKVTTIQAAHKLVDEIAPQLKNRSSGYLRIKKTTERVGDNAQLARISFVDDLAVKEAPKAVKAGEKK from the coding sequence ATGCCTGCCCACGGAAGCCAAGGACGACACCTTCACCGAGATCGCGACCAGCGTCGTGCTCTTCTGAAAGGTTTGGCCACGGCTCTTATCGAGCACGGTTCTATTGAGACCACCTTGCCAAAGGCAAAAGAGCTCCGTCCATATGTTGAGAAGCTCGTCACCAAGGCCAAGGTCGGTGATCTACACAACCGTCGTCAGATCATCAGCAAAGTCACAACCATTCAGGCAGCCCACAAGCTCGTGGATGAGATTGCCCCGCAGCTAAAGAATCGCTCGAGTGGTTACCTACGGATCAAGAAGACGACTGAGCGGGTTGGCGACAACGCCCAGCTGGCCCGGATCTCATTTGTCGATGACCTAGCGGTCAAAGAAGCTCCTAAGGCTGTCAAAGCAGGGGAGAAGAAGTAA
- a CDS encoding DNA-directed RNA polymerase subunit alpha, whose amino-acid sequence MSKTIHNPTLAQIDEHSATSATFVIEPLHTGYGMTLGNSLRRVLLSSVAGAAITAFKIDGITHEFTAIKGVKEDGVDIMLNLKQVRFRVFSEEPQILRLIKKGAGPVTAGDIKTNADVEIVNPKLYIATIDDPKTELVMDLVVETGRGYRTVEESTALRPTSDMIAIDALFSPIQRVRYKVEDTRVGQATNLNKLFLTIDTDGSITPKDAFEEAAAILVNQYTALAGQTRVDAAQPLTVASEDDEDNNKLLTPIEDLNLSARTTNALLNNEIRTIKDLVTLSDEELRELKGFGSKALDEVKEKLAEMEL is encoded by the coding sequence GTGTCAAAAACAATTCATAACCCAACCCTCGCGCAGATTGACGAACATTCAGCCACCAGCGCTACGTTTGTCATAGAGCCGCTCCACACAGGTTATGGTATGACGCTGGGCAACAGCTTACGCCGTGTCTTACTCTCAAGCGTAGCCGGCGCTGCCATTACTGCCTTCAAGATCGATGGTATTACTCACGAATTTACGGCCATCAAGGGCGTCAAGGAAGACGGTGTTGATATCATGCTCAACCTCAAGCAAGTCCGCTTCCGTGTCTTCAGCGAAGAGCCTCAGATTCTCCGCCTCATCAAGAAGGGCGCCGGTCCTGTTACCGCCGGTGACATCAAGACCAACGCTGATGTTGAGATCGTTAACCCCAAGCTTTACATCGCCACTATCGACGATCCGAAGACCGAGCTGGTCATGGATCTGGTTGTCGAGACTGGTCGCGGCTATCGCACTGTCGAGGAGTCAACCGCTCTTCGCCCAACCAGCGATATGATCGCAATCGACGCTCTCTTCAGCCCAATTCAGCGTGTTCGCTACAAAGTTGAGGATACCCGTGTCGGCCAAGCCACCAACCTCAATAAGCTCTTCCTGACTATCGATACTGACGGTTCAATCACTCCAAAGGACGCCTTTGAAGAGGCGGCCGCCATTCTGGTTAACCAATACACCGCACTAGCCGGCCAGACTCGCGTCGACGCCGCTCAGCCGTTGACAGTCGCTTCTGAAGACGATGAGGATAACAACAAGCTTCTGACCCCGATCGAAGACCTAAACCTCTCAGCCCGTACCACCAACGCCTTGCTCAACAACGAGATCCGCACTATCAAGGACCTAGTTACTTTGAGCGACGAGGAACTGCGTGAGCTAAAGGGCTTTGGTAGCAAGGCTCTTGATGAGGTCAAAGAGAAGCTAGCGGAGATGGAGCTTTAA
- the rpsD gene encoding 30S ribosomal protein S4: MARDRKPIVKQSRREGYALHPKAHKIMLKKPNIPGEHGRSRQPKQSLYAQQLREKQKVRRIYGLLERQFAKLMNEASRTKGQSGQVLLQFLEQRLDNAVFRAGFATSRRGSRQLVSHGHFMLNDRRVDIPSIRVKVGDVITVREKSRSNTYFSEVSKTLSDNQQSLSWLKCEPKKMTITITGVPTREEAEQNINEQLIVEYYSR, encoded by the coding sequence ATGGCCCGTGACCGTAAACCCATCGTCAAGCAGAGCCGTCGCGAAGGTTACGCTCTTCATCCGAAAGCTCACAAGATCATGCTTAAGAAGCCGAATATCCCTGGTGAGCACGGCCGTTCACGCCAACCAAAGCAGAGCCTCTATGCTCAACAGCTCCGTGAGAAGCAGAAAGTTCGCCGTATCTACGGTCTCCTCGAGAGGCAGTTCGCTAAATTGATGAACGAGGCCAGCCGAACGAAGGGCCAGTCAGGCCAAGTCTTGCTCCAGTTCCTCGAACAGCGTCTCGATAACGCCGTCTTCCGCGCAGGTTTTGCGACCAGCCGCCGAGGCTCCCGCCAGTTAGTCTCGCATGGTCACTTTATGCTGAATGACCGTCGCGTCGATATTCCATCTATACGTGTCAAAGTTGGTGACGTTATCACTGTCCGCGAGAAGAGTAGGTCAAATACTTACTTCAGCGAGGTCAGCAAGACGCTCAGCGACAACCAACAGAGCCTCAGTTGGCTCAAGTGCGAACCCAAGAAGATGACTATTACGATCACCGGTGTCCCAACAAGGGAAGAAGCCGAGCAAAACATTAACGAACAACTCATCGTTGAGTACTACTCACGTTAA
- the rpsK gene encoding 30S ribosomal protein S11, giving the protein MAEEEVTNTTTTTEETTATATTATAAPAPATAPAARKKKAKRSVPSGQVHIQASFNNTIVVFTDKNGNVLTTASAGGCGFRGSKKGTAYAAQVASDKAAQAAKQNFGMSIVDVFVKGIGLGRDAAIRSLNNSGIQVESIRDITGVAHGGCRPPKQRRV; this is encoded by the coding sequence ATGGCTGAAGAAGAAGTTACCAACACCACAACCACGACCGAAGAGACGACTGCTACTGCGACCACAGCTACAGCTGCACCAGCACCGGCTACTGCTCCAGCTGCCCGGAAGAAGAAAGCCAAGCGTTCTGTCCCATCTGGTCAGGTCCACATTCAGGCCAGCTTCAACAATACCATCGTCGTCTTTACCGACAAGAATGGCAATGTCCTGACAACTGCCAGCGCCGGTGGCTGTGGCTTTAGAGGCTCCAAAAAAGGTACCGCCTACGCTGCGCAGGTAGCTAGCGACAAGGCCGCTCAAGCCGCTAAGCAGAACTTCGGCATGTCAATCGTTGACGTCTTCGTTAAGGGTATAGGCCTCGGACGCGACGCTGCTATCCGTAGCCTCAACAACTCTGGCATCCAAGTCGAGAGCATCCGAGATATAACTGGCGTGGCCCACGGTGGTTGCCGACCACCGAAACAGAGGAGAGTCTAA
- the rpsM gene encoding 30S ribosomal protein S13 — MARVAGVTIPTEKQVQISLTYIYGIGPAYARRILETTKVDPTVRVKDLSESELTRIRDEITANYTVEGELKRVVTANIKRLKDINAYRGLRHKNSLPSRGQRTRTNARTRRGKKITVGGTKKKVASKT; from the coding sequence ATGGCACGTGTCGCAGGTGTTACCATCCCAACTGAGAAACAAGTTCAGATCTCACTGACCTATATCTACGGTATTGGGCCAGCATACGCTCGTCGTATTCTAGAGACTACTAAAGTCGACCCGACAGTACGAGTCAAGGACCTCAGTGAGAGCGAACTGACTCGTATTCGTGATGAGATTACCGCAAACTACACTGTTGAGGGTGAACTCAAGCGAGTTGTTACTGCTAATATCAAACGCCTCAAGGACATCAATGCCTACCGAGGCCTCCGACACAAGAACAGCCTCCCATCACGTGGTCAGCGTACCAGGACGAATGCTCGCACTCGTCGCGGTAAGAAGATCACGGTTGGTGGCACTAAGAAGAAAGTAGCCTCAAAGACGTAA
- the rpmJ gene encoding 50S ribosomal protein L36 yields MKVRASAKKICASCQVVRRSNSRGEAKLYIICKRNPRHKQRQG; encoded by the coding sequence ATGAAGGTTCGTGCAAGCGCAAAAAAAATTTGTGCCAGCTGCCAAGTCGTAAGACGAAGCAATAGCCGCGGTGAGGCGAAGCTTTACATTATCTGTAAGCGCAACCCTCGTCACAAACAACGTCAAGGATAA
- the infA gene encoding translation initiation factor IF-1, translating into MTNTKEVIKLEGVVVESLPNTTFKVELENGHIILAVIAGRMRKHYIKILPGDRVVVELSPYDLEKGRITYRKG; encoded by the coding sequence ATGACCAATACTAAAGAGGTTATCAAGCTTGAAGGAGTGGTGGTAGAGTCGTTACCAAACACCACCTTTAAGGTTGAGCTCGAAAATGGTCATATCATCCTGGCAGTTATCGCAGGAAGAATGCGAAAACACTACATCAAAATTCTGCCAGGCGATCGCGTTGTAGTTGAGTTGAGTCCATACGATCTCGAAAAGGGCAGAATCACCTACCGCAAAGGTTAA
- the secY gene encoding preprotein translocase subunit SecY produces MNWHSIIRSFKSRDMQKRLVLLLLLIVVYRFLSHIPIPLASHTQLKTLLNSVINGNNGSGQLLGFINLLSGGALTSFSIMLVGLAPFINASIIIQLLTKAIPRLDELNKEGETGRQKLQQWTRIITFPLAVLQSIGFLFILRQSTLQSNLGIDITAHTTTLQWVLMIGAMTTGAMILMWLGELITEQGLGNGISLVIFAGIVSQLPNTASILASALFPKGSHLSVFGWFTMPVSAKGLGLAAGLTLLTLISIYCVVKLNEAQRIIRVSYAKRIQGNQTYSGVEGILPVKLITAGVIPVIFAVSFLALPSFVGQLLTTAKSHYLDHIGTTLVSWFQTPSDQSLATGGHQAYLYPLMYFLLVVIFTYFYTNIAFSSKDAAENLQKQNGFIANIRPGKQTEKYLSKTVNRLMLFGSLSLGLIAVLPFITEFILVRYFQIAANRQIALGGTGLLIVVAVTLETIRLIHSRALMVAYDEGY; encoded by the coding sequence GTGAACTGGCATAGCATTATCAGATCATTCAAGAGCCGAGACATGCAGAAGCGTCTAGTCCTGCTCTTGTTGCTGATAGTCGTCTACCGCTTCCTCTCTCATATCCCAATCCCACTCGCCAGCCACACTCAGCTGAAGACTCTTCTAAACTCAGTCATTAATGGCAATAACGGCAGCGGGCAGTTACTTGGCTTCATCAATCTACTGTCCGGCGGTGCACTAACCAGTTTCTCGATCATGTTAGTTGGGTTGGCGCCGTTCATTAACGCTTCCATTATCATCCAGCTGCTGACTAAGGCAATCCCGAGGCTCGACGAGCTCAACAAAGAAGGGGAGACAGGTCGACAGAAACTCCAGCAGTGGACTCGTATAATTACCTTCCCCCTAGCCGTATTACAGTCGATCGGCTTTCTCTTTATTCTTCGTCAATCGACGCTGCAATCTAACTTAGGTATCGACATCACAGCCCATACCACAACATTGCAGTGGGTTCTGATGATCGGGGCAATGACGACTGGCGCCATGATTCTTATGTGGCTTGGTGAGCTGATCACCGAACAAGGGCTTGGTAACGGTATCTCACTTGTTATCTTCGCGGGTATCGTCTCCCAGCTGCCAAACACCGCCAGTATCTTAGCCAGTGCGCTCTTCCCGAAAGGCAGCCACTTAAGCGTCTTTGGTTGGTTTACAATGCCGGTGAGTGCTAAAGGGCTGGGTCTAGCGGCCGGTCTAACACTGCTGACGCTGATCAGCATCTACTGCGTTGTCAAACTCAATGAAGCTCAGCGCATTATCCGGGTTAGCTACGCCAAGCGTATCCAAGGCAACCAGACCTATAGTGGTGTTGAAGGTATTCTGCCCGTCAAGCTCATCACCGCCGGTGTTATCCCGGTCATCTTTGCCGTCTCGTTCTTAGCCCTGCCAAGCTTCGTGGGACAACTGCTGACCACCGCAAAGAGTCACTATCTCGATCACATCGGCACAACGCTGGTGAGCTGGTTCCAGACACCATCTGACCAATCCCTGGCTACAGGTGGTCACCAAGCGTATCTCTATCCGTTGATGTATTTCCTCCTGGTTGTCATCTTCACCTACTTCTATACCAATATCGCCTTCAGTTCAAAAGACGCCGCAGAGAACCTCCAGAAGCAGAACGGCTTTATCGCCAATATCCGGCCTGGTAAGCAGACCGAGAAGTATCTCTCGAAAACCGTCAACAGATTGATGCTATTCGGTTCGCTCTCACTGGGTCTTATCGCAGTTCTGCCATTTATCACCGAGTTTATTCTCGTCCGCTACTTCCAGATTGCCGCTAACAGGCAGATCGCACTTGGTGGTACGGGTCTGCTAATCGTCGTCGCCGTCACCCTTGAAACGATTCGCCTGATTCACTCCAGGGCCCTCATGGTAGCCTACGACGAAGGCTACTAG